In Actinomycetota bacterium, the sequence GTCACGGAAATCATACCCTTTCAAAGCATTCCTGAAAAACGTCTGCTGGCCTTGGCCGGAGCCATCGAGAGCCGAAGCGAACATCCCGTCGCCGGCGCCATCATGGCCGCGGCCAAGGAGCGTTCTGTAGAACCCGCGCCTTCAACGAACTGGCGTTCCATACCCGGGCTCGGAGCCAGGGCGGTCATCGACGGTAAAACATATCATGCCGGTAACCAAAAACTCATCGAAGCCCATAATATTTCGCTATCTCCTGCCGAATCGGCTTTAAAACGATTGGACGAGGCCGGTCAGACACTGGTTTTCGTGACGGAAGGCGACGACCTTATCGGCCTGATAGCCGTTGCCGATACGGTTCGCGAGTCGGCCGCCGCGACGATGCGGGACCTGAAGGCCGCCGGTATCAATAGAGTCATGATGTTGACCGGAGACAACGAGGCGACGGCGAAACACATCGCCCTCGAGGTCGGTTTGGACGACTACCGCGCCGGATTGTTGCCTGACGATAAAGCCGGCATCATCGTCAACTTGATATCAGAGTTCGGTCCGGTCGCCATGGTCGGAGACGGCGTCAATGACGCGCCGGCTCTGGCGGCGTCTACCGTCGGTATCGCTATGGGCGCGGCCGGTTCGGATATCGCCGTTGAAACCGGCGACGTCGCTCTAATGTCGGACGACCTTAGCCGCTTGCCGTTTATCCTGAATCTGAGCCGGCGGACCGTATCAATCATACGTTTTAACATCGGCGCCGCGTTGGCGGTTGTGGCCGTTTTGGTCAGTCTGGCTCTCTTGGGACGGATCGACCTCGTTCCGGGTTTACTGATCAACGAAATCGCCGCGTTCTTTATCATTCTGAATAGTCTGCGGCTGTTGGCTTAGCTTAGTGACTTTGCCTTTCACTAGGGACAATGATAATCTTTTGCCAGTAGCGTGATAGCTTGATCCGGGGGCGATTGTGACTTTTATTCTCGACTTGATTGAATTCGCCGTATACGCAGTTTTGGCCTTGGCGCTGTTGATACACTTCCGGCGCGAGCCCGATTTAAAGCGCCTCCATATTTCACTAGCGTTCGGTATTGCCGCGCTGGGCTTCCTTTTTAATGTCGCGGACGATCTTTTGTATTTTGCCGGCTATATCGAAATCGCCAAGTTCGCCTTTAAATCATTCGATATCCTATTGATGATCGGCGCGTTTTATTTCTTCGTTTTCCTTAGCGACTTTAACGAGCGCCTTAAGAAAATCAAGGTTATTTGGTACGTGGCCTTACTGGGCGTTATCGCAGCCATCGCCTACCTTCAGATCGACTATGTAATTCAAGGGTCGTTTTGGACAGTCGTCAGAAGTCCGGCCGCCGGCCTGGCCCTGGTCTTCTACTGGACCGTAACTTTCGCTATCATCAGCGCTTCTTTTGTCCGATACGCCGCCCTGGCCAAGTCAAGAGTAGCCAAATACCGGATGTGGTTTCTGGCGCTTGGCGGCATCGCCGCCGTTTTGTCTTACTTGTCGGCCGTGTTCTTTAAATTCTCGCTGCCGAACCTTTTAATCGCTTCAGAAATGACGTCCAGCACCCTGGCTGTAGTCGCCGGAATCTTTTTCTATCTGGGAGCGGAAATGCCCGCCCGCCTAAAAAAGGCGTTTGAATAAGGAGGTAAGGTTATGAAAGAAATGACCGTAAAACCGTTAGCCTTCACATCATTACCGGGGTTATCAGAGAAGCTTCTCAGTGAGCATCATGATGTCTTATACGCAGGTTATGTCAAGAAACTAAACGAAATCCGGTCAAAGCTCGAAACCGCCGACCGGGCCGAGGCCAACGCGAGCTACAGCCTCTTCGGCGAGTTAAAGCGTGAGGAGACCTTCACCGCCAACGCCGTCAAGCTGCACGAAGCCTACTTCGACAACCTCGGGGGCAACGGCCAGCCGGACGACGCCATTCTGGAGATGATAAGCCGGGATTGTGGAGGCGTCGATACCTGGCGCGCCGAGATGACCGCCTCCGGTATCGCCGCGCGCGGCTGGGTAGTCGCGGCCTACGACCTCGACCTTGCGTGTTTAATAACCTACATCTGCGACACCCATAACTTAGGCTGTATTTGGAACGCGGTGCCGCTGGTTGTCTTGGACGTCTACGAACACGCCTACTACCTAGACTACGCGACCGGACGCAAGAGCTATATCGAGGCGGTCCTTAACAATCTGAACTTCGCCTATGCCAACGATTTGATAAAGCGCTCGGACCTTAGGTAAGATACGCCCGGTATGAATTTTTCAGGCGTCCTGTTCTTTAGCTTTATTGCCGGTCTGTCGACGGTCGCCGGCGTTTATTTGGTTAGGGTTTTTGGCGCCTGGACCCGGCGGAACTCCCTGTATTTAATCAGTTTTGCCGGCGGCGTGCTGGTCGCGACGGCCTTCCTTGAACTTTTGCCGGAAGCCGCGGTCGAGACAAAGATGTGGCCGACCGCGGCGCTGATCGGTGTGGTCGGGCTGTTCGTAGTCGAGCATTTCATGGCGATTCACGAGTGCCAGGACGAGACCTGCGATATCCACAATATCGGTACGATCAGCGCCCTGGGGATAGGCATCCATTCTTTGATCGACGGCGTTGTCATCGGCGCGGGCTTTCAAGTAAGCGTCGCGCTAGGTCTTATCACGGCGGTCGCGGTAATCGTTCACGAAGTACCGGAAGGCGTTTTCACCTATGGCTTGCTTATCGCAAGCCATGAACCGGAACGCAAATCCCTGATCATCTCCTGGATTGTAGCTTTAGCCACGCCCGTTGGCACACTTCTAACTTACTCCGCCCTACAGGGCTTGGGCCCTGACGTTCTAGGCATTATGTTGGCTTTATCGGGAGGCACCTTTGTTTACGTCGGTACTGCCGACCTGCTTCCCCAGATTCACCGCCGGCCAAACGTTAAAGCCCTCTCGATTATGCTGGCCGGCGTCATCTTCGTTGTCTTGTTGGGTTACTTTTTCGGTTGATGAAAGGAGTTTTATGAAGGTCAGTGTTGACAGGGATCTATGCATCGGCGATGCGAGCTGCGCTGAAATCTGCCCCGAGGTATTTGAGATGCGCGACGACGGTCTGGCATATGTTAAAGACAACGCCGACTACGAGGCTTGCGGCGATAAACTCAAGGACGCGGTAGAGGGTTGTCCGGTCGGAGCAATCATAATCGAGGACTAAGAATCCGCGGTTTATTGACTTCTGCTCTGCTATCGTCATATTATCTATGTGCTTATTATCTATGTGCTTATTAGATTATTTGAATAAACACCTTAAGAGAGGCGGTGCCGTTTGGACAAAGCATTCTATTGTCTGCACTCGGAGTTATGTAAGACACTGGCCAACCCCAAGCGTCAGGAAATCCTGGATATTCTACGAAACGGCGAGAAAACGGTTAACGATCTTGTCGCACTGACCGGCATCCCGCAAGCCAATCTATCCCAGCACCTCGCGATTCTAAGGACAAAAGGCGTGCTTGCCAACCGGCGCCAGGGTGCCAACGTCTTCTACGGAGTCGCAAATCCGAAAATCATTCAGGCCTTCGACCTTATTACAGAGGTTTTGCAAGAACAGCAGGCTAAGACGGACAAGGCTATCGACGAGGGTCTGCACCACGAGTTTTACTCATAAAATTAGGAGCGCGGTACCCGGATACCGCGCTCCAATTGTGAACTTGCCTTGCTTTTAACCTTCCGGAGCAAGCTCCGCTTCTTCCAGAGTCGTCATATCTACGACTTTCGGCGCCCTGACCATTAGGGTCATGGCCGCCGCCAAGACGCATAGACCGGCCGCCAAGGCATACGCGCCGGCGTATGAACTGGTCGCGTCAACTATCGAAGCCGCGGTTTGGGCTCCGAACACGCCGCCTACACCCCAAGCTGTAAAAACTAGTCCGTAATTGACGCCCATGTTCTTGACTCCAAAGTAGTCGCCGGTGGTGGCCGGGAACAGAGTCAGGTTGGCGCCGTAGTTGAAGCCGACGCCGAAGGCTCCGATGACCAGCAATAGCTGGCTGGTACTCTGCCAAAGCACGCCCATGAACAGCGCCTGCGACATGAAGAACAACATCATGGCCATCGTTCGGCCGATTTTATCAGACACCATGCCCGCGACGATCCGGCCGCTGGCGTTGCCTATCGCCAGTATGGCCACCAGGAGAAATCCGAGAGCGGCTTGTTCGGCCGGCAACTGAGCTTTCGCTATCTTGGCCATGTGACCGATGATCATCAAACCGGCAAACGACACAAAGGCATACATAATCCAAAGCGCGTAAAACTGCCAGGTCTTGACCATCTCATGCCAATCGTATTCACGCTTTCCAGCGACAGGAGCCCGGGACGATTTTTCTTTGGTGCTTGTATCCTCCGGAACTACGTATCCCTTCGGCGGATTTTTTATGAATTGAGCGACTAGAACGGTAATAACCAGGAACAAGATTCCTAGAATCAAAAATGTCTTGTTGACGCCTAGCCCGAGTCCCGCTATTTCGGTAAACTTCAAGTCAACCTTCGCGCCAAGCAGCCAGGTGGTCAGCGGTGAGATATAAACCGACGCCAGACCGAAACCGGCCACGACAATGCCCGTGATGATTCCTTTCTTTGTCGGATTAAACCATTTAACCGCTGCCGGCGTAGCCGAGGCATAGCCCAATCCTATACCGGTCCCGCCCAGGACACCGAAGCCGACCACCATCATTGCGATCGTGCCCTTCGGAGTGAAACTGGCGATAATGAGACCCAGACCAATCAGAGCGCCGCCTATCGTGGCGACAATCCTCGGTCCGAATTTGTCCTGGGCGCGGCCTGCGAAGACCATAACGACGGCAAAAACGCCTAACGCCACCGAGTACGGCAATGACGCTTGCGCGGCCGTTAACCCCCATGTTGTAGCGCTGGTCGCGCCGGTGACTGGATCTACTTTCGGCGCCGAGATATAGGCGGCGATAACGCTCCAGGAATATAAAACACCAAGACACAGGTTAATC encodes:
- a CDS encoding OFA family MFS transporter — its product is MIAKVSRNKGWVVVAAGLAINLCLGVLYSWSVIAAYISAPKVDPVTGATSATTWGLTAAQASLPYSVALGVFAVVMVFAGRAQDKFGPRIVATIGGALIGLGLIIASFTPKGTIAMMVVGFGVLGGTGIGLGYASATPAAVKWFNPTKKGIITGIVVAGFGLASVYISPLTTWLLGAKVDLKFTEIAGLGLGVNKTFLILGILFLVITVLVAQFIKNPPKGYVVPEDTSTKEKSSRAPVAGKREYDWHEMVKTWQFYALWIMYAFVSFAGLMIIGHMAKIAKAQLPAEQAALGFLLVAILAIGNASGRIVAGMVSDKIGRTMAMMLFFMSQALFMGVLWQSTSQLLLVIGAFGVGFNYGANLTLFPATTGDYFGVKNMGVNYGLVFTAWGVGGVFGAQTAASIVDATSSYAGAYALAAGLCVLAAAMTLMVRAPKVVDMTTLEEAELAPEG
- a CDS encoding ZIP family metal transporter; protein product: MNFSGVLFFSFIAGLSTVAGVYLVRVFGAWTRRNSLYLISFAGGVLVATAFLELLPEAAVETKMWPTAALIGVVGLFVVEHFMAIHECQDETCDIHNIGTISALGIGIHSLIDGVVIGAGFQVSVALGLITAVAVIVHEVPEGVFTYGLLIASHEPERKSLIISWIVALATPVGTLLTYSALQGLGPDVLGIMLALSGGTFVYVGTADLLPQIHRRPNVKALSIMLAGVIFVVLLGYFFG
- a CDS encoding ferredoxin, with amino-acid sequence MKVSVDRDLCIGDASCAEICPEVFEMRDDGLAYVKDNADYEACGDKLKDAVEGCPVGAIIIED
- a CDS encoding Fe-Mn family superoxide dismutase, translating into MKEMTVKPLAFTSLPGLSEKLLSEHHDVLYAGYVKKLNEIRSKLETADRAEANASYSLFGELKREETFTANAVKLHEAYFDNLGGNGQPDDAILEMISRDCGGVDTWRAEMTASGIAARGWVVAAYDLDLACLITYICDTHNLGCIWNAVPLVVLDVYEHAYYLDYATGRKSYIEAVLNNLNFAYANDLIKRSDLR
- a CDS encoding metalloregulator ArsR/SmtB family transcription factor, giving the protein MDKAFYCLHSELCKTLANPKRQEILDILRNGEKTVNDLVALTGIPQANLSQHLAILRTKGVLANRRQGANVFYGVANPKIIQAFDLITEVLQEQQAKTDKAIDEGLHHEFYS